From bacterium:
CAAAAACGGCTTGTCTATCGGCCGGTCTGGCGTCGGGATATAACTGTCTATCGCATCCAGCAGTTCCAGTATGCTCTTGTACTCCTCTGCCCCCTGGTCCGTGCCCTGGCTCTCCATCGCCTTCAGTGCACTGCCCCGAATTACCGGTATCTTGTCCCCGGGAAACTGATACTTCGTCAGCAACTCCCTCATCTCAAGCTCCACCAAGTCCAGCAACTCAGGATCATCCACCATGTCTACTTTATTCATAAATACTACAATGTACGGCACTCCTACCTGCCTCGCCAATAATATGTGCTCCCTCGTCTGTGGCATTGGCCCGTCTGCCGCTGACACCACCAGCACCGCCCCGTCCATCTGCGCCGCTCCCGTGATCA
This genomic window contains:
- a CDS encoding GTP-binding protein, translating into KAKFERVKPHANIGTIGHVDHGKTTLTSAITKVLSFKGQASYRSFDSIDNAPEEKARGITIATAHVEYETDKRHYAHVDCPGHADYIKNMITGAAQMDGAVLVVSAADGPMPQTREHILLARQVGVPYIVVFMNKVDMVDDPELLDLVELEMRELLTKYQFPGDKIPVIRGSALKAMESQGTDQGAEEYKSILELLDAIDSYIPTPDRPIDKPFL